The following coding sequences lie in one Yamadazyma tenuis chromosome 3, complete sequence genomic window:
- a CDS encoding uncharacterized protein (EggNog:ENOG503PWHS) translates to MADKFGRHKSARWVRASVPSYGDEWNDDEYDYSSGSDSSNHVTSPDINNVVAERFVLPEHQLAPQTQKSPSGSPQKKPDEKLVLSIDKMQTEDSDSDDDHQSNHERPPSKMGLHDDNGTIKQTIISHPQPVDQNIGPDLEPPTPNFTSATVPAPYTPETPSSEQSFQSDADSIQNETALRVADHSRIGSSVDKASRLGDQDVIAEGQPAESKLEAEANAPLVLSIDGRNFENSDSETDQDDPIPYYEKRFDADAATETASENEQGSPTKAVDIESQTIGEGNETFDSLIQDLQNASMVSSAGNGSGDREMLPPIDTNVSLPDFENEYSYYDYGYDDGDQSAEVTPIAPLATKDEQRIHQQYVQGLTGHKPSVRKPPMDVQIPAVKDVASLDSRTDSPNYATFSDAVDAYMSDRTSGHTSKSESLGPASDTETIEEEPSDHDTTEPDTTPTETEAPEYPDVKTPESRLPPQEQGGELHPVASSGSLSTGKLSFDQRGESFEPPSSEKDLNRRDSTMSTNTFSMGAWKPNTNNFRDRFIGDNDNESAFNFNMEDSNAGYQRFTKPRNVSDNMSMLSAPSIPETVDVALPSIHEDSDLDEEDEFQDNTFGSGTNTSDGSASNERGISNSSLLSSHEYNEGKFNEQMSSSDSVVKTKAQRYTSLLSPVADNEGQSNRSISESESTNSNTPSGDMSGAPTLTSAQAQSHKRDFSDVSTVTISTRKTFPPNSYPVSNWKTMMKPSQPQDRIKLLKEALMKEYAYDTGLQTWLHETLTKSDNSSNMHIGEIASQAYQNAAHNDLRRHVSIRSRVSSVKDKVETGGLHASNLGKKFFSRSKKLMRST, encoded by the coding sequence ATGGCTGACAAGTTTGGTAGACACAAATCCGCCCGGTGGGTGCGAGCCTCTGTCCCGTCGTATGGAGATGAATGGAATGACGATGAGTATGACTACAGCAGCGGCTCCGACTCATCGAATCATGTCACCTCCCCAGATATAAATAACGTCGTGGCAGAGAGATTCGTACTTCCCGAACATCAATTAgcaccacaaactcaaaagTCGCCTTCTGGTAGCCCCCAGAAGAAGCCGGATGAAAAGCTCGTGCTTTCTATCGACAAAATGCAAACGGAAGATTCAGACTCAGACGATGACCATCAGCTGAATCACGAAAGACCTCCATCAAAAATGGGGCTTCATGACGACAATGGAACCATCAAACAAACCATCATTTCACACCCACAGCCGGTGGACCAAAATATTGGCCCGGACTTGGAGCCTCCAACCCCAAACTTCACTCTGGCCACAGTACCAGCACCGTATACTCCTGAGACCCCATCATCAGAGCAAAGCTTTCAATCTGACGCTGATTCGATCCAGAACGAAACTGCATTGCGTGTAGCTGACCACAGCCGTATTGGTCTGCTGGTTGATAAGGCATCTCGCTTGGGTGACCAAGATGTAATTGCAGAAGGTCAACCAGCCGAGTCTAAGCTTGAAGCCGAAGCCAATGCTCCGTTGGTGTTATCCATTGACGGGCGAAACTTCGAGAATTCTGACTCTGAAACTGACCAGGATGATCCCATTCCGTACTACGAGAAGAGGTttgatgctgatgctgCTACCGAAACAGCCCTGGAAAATGAACAGGGTTCTCCCACCAAAGCTGTTGATATCGAGAGCCAGACAATTGGAGAAGGCAATGAGACTTTCGATTCACTTATTCAGGACTTGCAAAATGCGTCTATGGTCTCTAGTGCTGGCAATGGATCAGGTGACCGTGAAATGTTGCCTCCAATTGACACAAATGTCTCTTTACccgactttgaaaatgaatACAGCTACTACGACTACGGCTACGATGACGGAGACCAGAGTGCCGAGGTTACACCCATTGCTCCTCTCGCTACTAAGGACGAACAGAGAATACATCAACAATATGTCCAAGGGTTGACAGGACATAAGCCATCGGTGCGTAAACCTCCTATGGATGTGCAAATACCGGCTGTTAAAGATGTTGCTTCTCTTGACTCCAGAACAGATTCACCCAACTACGCTACCTTTTCTGACGCTGTGGACGCCTATATGAGTGACCGTACCAGCGGGCACACCTCTAAGAGCGAGTCGTTAGGACCTGCGAGTGACACAGAGactattgaagaagaacccagTGACCATGATACTACTGAACCCGATACCACTCCAACAGAGACAGAAGCTCCAGAATATCCAGACGTCAAGACTCCAGAGTCAAGGCTTCCTCCACAAGAACAAGGCGGTGAACTACATCCGGTAGCTTCATCAGGGTCATTATCCACGGGAAAGCTTTCTTTTGACCAACGTGGAGAGTCTTTCGAACCTCCCTCTTCTGAGAAGGATCTCAACAGAAGAGACTCCACCATGAGTACCAACACATTCTCAATGGGAGCATGGAAGCCAAATACCAATAACTTCAGAGACAGATTCATAGGAGACAACGACAACGAGTCTgctttcaacttcaacatgGAAGACCTGAACGCCGGGTATCAGCGGTTCACAAAACCAAGAAATGTTTCAGACAATATGTCGATGCTCAGTGCTCCTTCAATACCGGAGACAGTCGATGTTGCATTACCCAGTATTCACGAGGACTCAgatttggatgaagaagacgagTTTCAAGACAATACTTTCGGTAGTGGTACAAACACCTCTGATGGCAGTGCGTCCAACGAACGTGGTATTTCCAACAGCTCGCTCTTAAGTAGTCATGAGTACAATGAAGGAAAGTTCAACGAGCAGATGAGCTCACTGGATTCGGTGGTTAAGACCAAAGCCCAAAGGTATACCAGTCTTCTCTCCCCAGTTGCAGACAACGAAGGTCAATCCAACCGGTCGATTTCTGAAAGTGAAAGTACAAACTCAAATACCCCCAGCGGGGATATGTCGGGAGCTCCAACCTTGACATCTGCACAAGCGCAGCTGCACAAGAGAGATTTTAGTGACGTTTCTACCGTTACCATTTCTACAAGAAAGACTTTCCCACCTAATTCTTACCCTGTTTCGAACTGGAAAACCATGATGAAACCGTCACAGCCTCAAGATAGaatcaaattgttgaaagaggCTTTGATGAAGGAGTATGCTTATGACACTGGCTTACAGACCTGGCTACACGAGACCCTTACCAAGTCTGACAACTCCTCCAACATGCACATTGGTGAAATCGCTTCTCAGGCATATCAAAACGCTGCGCATAATGATTTGAGAAGACATGTTTCGATAAGAAGCCGAGTTTCTAGTGTCAAGGATAAGGTGGAGACCGGAGGGTTACATGCTTCGAACTTGGGTAAGAAATTCTTCAGTAGGAGTAAGAAACTTATGAGATCTACTTAG
- the MCA1 gene encoding Ca(2+)-dependent cysteine protease (COG:D,O; MEROPS:MER0039482; EggNog:ENOG503NW3X) codes for MFPGSGQHSYGGRPQQYQQSNNYGPPQGAPPSGYGQQQYSRPSNPPPPQSQQYARGQLSAPSTAPQQFNSQVNAQFSYSNCSGRRKALLVGVNYFGTNNELKGCINDVKNMSSFLNKQFGYSWDDMVILTDDQRQYNKIPTRENILRGMQWLTRDARPNDSLFFHYSGHGGVTKDLDGDEEDGTDQVIYPLDFEQNGFIVDDIMHEIMVRPLPMGCRLTALYDSCHSGTALDLPYVYSTKGVVKEPSILKDVGGDALSAVLSYERGNVGGMLSSLGKMAKTVMNQGSFDEDKVRQMKASPADVISLSGSKDDQTSADASFNGSASGAMSYAFISILSQFPEQSYLSLLNRMRDFLKAKYSQKPQLSSSHPIDMNLKFIM; via the coding sequence ATGTTCCCAGGATCAGGACAACACTCGTACGGTGGTAGACCACAGCAGTACCAACAATCCAATAACTACGGCCCACCACAGGGGGCACCACCCTCGGGCTatggccaacaacaatatTCCAGACCCTCAAATCCTCCTCCCCCACAATCACAACAATACGCCAGAGGCCAATTGTCGGCTCCCAGTACCGCGCCCCAGCAGTTCAACTCGCAAGTAAACGCCCAGTTTCTGTACTCAAACTGTTCGGGCCGTAGAAAAGCTTTGCTCGTGGGGGTCAACTACTTTGGCACcaacaacgagttgaaagGGTGCATTAATGATGTTAAGAACATGAGTAGCTTTTTAAACAAGCAGTTTGGGTACTCGTGGGACGATATGGTGATTTTGACCGATGACCAGCGCCAGTACAACAAAATTCCTACTCGAGAAAACATCTTAAGAGGCATGCAATGGTTGACGCGTGATGCCAGGCCCAACGACTCGTTGTTTTTCCACTATTCGGGCCACGGGGGAGTGACTAAGGATTTGGACGGAGATGAAGAGGATGGCACTGACCAGGTGATTTATCCGTTGGACTTTGAACAGAATGGGTTCATTGTAGACGACATCATGCACGAGATCATGGTTAGACCTTTGCCAATGGGATGTCGGTTAACGGCGTTGTATGATTCGTGCCATTCCGGAACCGCGTTGGACTTGCCATATGTCTACTCCACCAAGGGAGTAGTGAAAGAACCCAGTATTCTCAAGGACGTGGGGGGCGATGCGTTGTCGGCGGTTCTTTCGTATGAACGTGGTAACGTGGGAGGCATGCTCTCTTCCTTGGGGAAGATGGCAAAAACGGTGATGAACCAAGGTAGTTTTGATGAGGACAAGGTAAGACAGATGAAGGCTTCTCCGGCAGACGTGATCAGTTTGTCGGGAAGTAAAGACGACCAGACATCTGCTGATGCCAGCTTCAACGGGTCTGCCAGTGGTGCCATGAGTTATGCCTTCATCTCCATTTTGTCGCAGTTCCCTGAACAATCCTACCTTAGTTTGTTGAACAGAATGAGAGACTTTTTAAAGGCCAAGTACTCACAAAAGCCTCAGTTAAGTAGTTCTCACCCCATAGacatgaacttgaagtttatCATGTAA
- the SPS19_2 gene encoding peroxisomal 2 4-dienoyl-CoA reductase sps19 (EggNog:ENOG503NVVN; COG:Q), which translates to MDLDRTYLQTSAWKSNIFKGKVVFVTGGAGTICKVQTQALVLLGADAAIIGRNEAKTIKAAEELAKLRDGAKVVGIGNVDVRDVQSIANAVETTVEKLGRIDFVIAGAAGNFLSDFNHLSSNAFKSVVSIDLLGSFNTIKACFPQLRKNKGKVIFVSATLHYYGVPFQAHVGAAKAGVDALSNALAVELGPLGITCNCIAPGAIGGTEGMSRLTPPGQRPTETRVPLQRLGSTRDIADATVYLFSPAADYVTGTIQVVDGGLWHIGNMMGDLYPDVIISQGEDEHSKL; encoded by the coding sequence ATGGATTTGGACAGAACGTACTTACAAACCAGTGCCTGGAAAtcaaacatcttcaagGGAAAAGTGGTGTTTGTGACTGGCGGAGCTGGAACCATCTGCAAGGTTCAAACACAAGCGTTGGTGTTACTAGGAGCCGATGCTGCTATCATTGGTCGTAATGAAGccaaaaccatcaaagCCGCGGAAGAGTTGGCCAAATTAAGAGATGGCGCCAAGGTTGTTGGAATAGGAAATGTCGACGTCCGGGACGTCCAGTCCATTGCCAACGCGGTGGAAACCACGGTGGAGAAATTGGGCAGAATCGATTTTGTGATTGCGGGTGCCGCTGGAAACTTCTTGAGTGACTTCAACCATTTGTCGAGTAACGCCTTCAAGTCGGTTGTATCGATCGACTTGTTGGGgtccttcaacaccatcaaggCATGCTTTCCTCAATTGAGGAAAAACAAGGGTAAAGTGATTTTTGTCTCGGCCACCTTACACTATTACGGAGTGCCATTCCAGGCACATGTGGGTGCTGCCAAGGCGGGAGTGGACGCGTTGTCTAACGCGTTGGCGGTGGAATTGGGCCCGTTGGGAATCACCTGTAACTGTATTGCTCCTGGAGCCATTGGCGGAACCGAAGGTATGTCTCGTTTGACACCTCCAGGCCAAAGGCCCACGGAAACCAGAGTTCCATTACAGAGACTTGGTAGCACCAGGGATATCGCCGATGCTACGGTGTACTTGTTCTCGCCTGCGGCGGACTATGTCACGGGAACCATCCAGGTGGTGGATGGGGGGTTGTGGCACATTGGAAACATGATGGGAGATTTGTACCCGGATGTGATTATCAGCCAGGGAGAGGACGAGCACTCCAAGTTGTAG
- the HLJ1 gene encoding Chaperone protein dnaJ (EggNog:ENOG503NWSB; COG:O) encodes MSHTADQEKLVLKVLSYKPHQFYEILEVSKSANDGEIKKSYRKLAIKLHPDKNPHPRAAEAFKIVNKAWSVLSDPDKKSIFDSTGADPDTRFNPSMSSASARTAGGASPFGGQSFGQPADFDDIFNIFFGGAPGGRRGGGQTFSFGNNGFTFQSFGGPGSGFQSFPRQRQSQRQSQPRADPEAATDLLTNLKQLLPILLFVLISVIPTLFAEPSVPDYSFTPSTKFNSQRTTPTLNIPFYVNDQFIQKKSYTDKQMKTFDYKIETSFIQDKRTKCSREQMIRNQLFEEAQGWFSTDQRKLERAQNYPMPNCEVLKQYNLI; translated from the coding sequence ATGTCTCATACGGCCGATCAAGAGAAGCTAGTGTTGAAGGTCTTGTCGTACAAGCCTCACCAGTTCTACGAAATCTTGGAAGTAAGCAAATCGGCCAATGATGGcgaaatcaaaaagtcgTACCGAAAGTTGGCAATCAAGTTACATCCTGATAAAAACCCCCATCCCCGTGCTGCCGAAGCATTCAAGATCGTCAACAAGGCCTGGAGCGTGTTGAGTGATCCCGATAAGAAGAGCATATTTGATAGCACCGGAGCTGATCCCGATACCAGGTTTAATCCTTCCATGTCTAGTGCCAGCGCCAGAACTGCCGGTGGTGCCTCCCCATTTGGCGGCCAATCTTTTGGACAACCAGCAGACTTTGAcgacatcttcaacatcttcttcggtgGTGCTCCTGGCGGTAGAAGAGGCGGTGGTCAGACCTTTTCATTTGGTAATAATGGGTTCACATTCCAATCATTTGGAGGTCCCGGAAGCGGATTCCAATCTTTCCCTCGACAGAGACAAAGCCAAAGACAAAGCCAGCCACGGGCAGATCCTGAAGCCGCCACCGACTTGCTCACCAACCTCAAACAACTCCTCCCGATTCTTTTATttgtgttgatttcagtGATTCCAACGCTTTTCGCTGAACCCAGCGTCCCCGATTATTCATTCACCccatccaccaagttcaattcCCAACGAACAACCCCCACGCTTAATATTCCCTTCTATGTGAATGATCAGTTCATCCAGAAAAAGCTGTACACAGATAAGCAGATGAAGACGTTCGATTACAAAATAGAGACGCTGTTCATCCAAGACAAACGTACCAAGTGCTCCAGAGAGCAGATGATCCGAAACCAGTTATTCGAAGAGGCTCAAGGATGGTTTTCCACCGACCAGAGAAAGCTCGAGAGGGCCCAAAACTACCCCATGCCAAATTGTGAGGTGTTGAAACAGTATAATTTGATATAA
- the NIK1 gene encoding histidine kinase osmosensor (EggNog:ENOG503NXNC; COG:T) yields the protein MDSSELLKILDNPELFEKNHKQVREQLSIYLKSQESLVCDLRNDLETSKHANKAFKKALSEIGTVVISVAMGDLSKKVEIHTVESDPEILKVKITINTMMDQLQTFANEVTKVATEVASGKLGGQAKNEGSVGIWRSLTDNVNIMALNLTNQVREIADVTRAVARGDLSRKINVHAQGEILQLQMTINTMVDQLRKFAFEVAKVARDVGVLGILGGQAFIDKLEGIWKELTDNVNAMALNLTTQVRNIANVTTAVAKGDLSKKVTADCKGEILDLKLTINQMVDRLQNFATEVTTLSREVGTLGILGGQANVQDVEGAWKAVTENVNLMATNLTNQVRSIATVTTAVAHGDLSQKIGVHAQGEILQLKNTINKMVDSLQLFASEVSKVARDVGINGKLGIQAQVSDVDGLWKEITSNVNTMASNLTSQVRAFAQITAAATDGDFTRFITVEASGEMDALKTKINQMVLNLRESIQRNTAAREAAELANSAKSEFLANMSHEIRTPLNGIIGMTQLSLDTELTQYQREMVSIVHNLANSLLTIIDDILDISKIEANRMTVEQIDFSLRGTVFGALKTLAVKAIEKSLDLTYQCDSSFPDILIGDSFRLRQVILNLAGNAIKFTKEGRVSVSVKKSDKIVEETDKLLLEFCVSDTGIGIEKDKLGLIFDTFRQADGSTTRKFGGTGLGLSISKQLIHLMGGEIWVTSEYGCGSNFFFTVSVSPSGIRYTRQTEQLLPFSNHQILFVSTEHSDSELEVVGSSLIDLGLSPVIVRQITDANLTEPVNYDIIVIDSIEIAKNLRLLPEVKYIPLVLLHQSIPDLNMRICIDLGISAYGNTPCTISDLASTILPALESRSISQNTDESVCHKILLAEDNLVNQKLAVRILEKQGHRVEVVENGLEAYQAIQKKKYDVVLMDVQMPVMGGFEATEKIRQWEKKSNPIDSLSSRTPIIALTAHAMLGDREKSLAKGMDDYVSKPLKPKLLIQTINKCIHNTRQLKELSKQNNSNRTSSAFAKNLKNSGDLSRMNSNNSSSPATTPNGSHSNGPEPKIVEIFSSRPGSPKKANSNDYMLNGRPGQLQANNRSRTESAINVTSKI from the coding sequence ATGGATTCGTCTGAATTGCTTAAGATTCTTGATAATCCCGAACTCTTCGAAaagaaccacaaacaagTACGTGAGCAACTTTCTATCTATTTAAAGAGCCAAGAACTGTTGGTGTGTGACTTGCGTAATGACCTTGAAACTTCCAAACATGCCAATAAGGCCTTCAAGAAGGCTTTGTCTGAAATCGGTACAGTTGTTATTTCTGTGGCCATGGGAGACTTATCCAAGAAGGTGGAAATCCACACAGTTGAATCCGACCCCGAAATCTTAAAGGTCAAAATAACCATTAATACTATGATGGACCAGTTACAAACATTTGCTAACGAGGTAACTAAAGTAGCCACAGAAGTTGCCAGTGGAAAATTGGGAGGCCAGGCCAAAAATGAAGGTTCGGTTGGAATCTGGAGATCCTTAACTGATAATGTGAATATTATGGCtctcaacttgaccaaccAAGTGAGAGAAATTGCTGATGTTACTAGAGCAGTCGCTCGAGGTGATTTGTCAAGGAAAATTAACGTACATGCTCAAGGTGAAATCTTACAGTTGCAAATGACTATCAATACAATGGTTGACCAGTTGCGGAAGTTTGCTTTCGAAGTAGCTAAAGTTGCTAGAGATGTGGGAGTTTTGGGTATTTTGGGAGGTCAAGCATTTATTGATAAGCTCGAAGGTATTTGGAAGGAACTAACTGATAATGTGAACGCTATGGCCTTGAACTTAACTACTCAGGTGAGAAATATTGCTAATGTTACTACTGCTGTTGCTAAGGGAGACCTTTCCAAAAAGGTGACTGCTGACTGTAAAGGTgaaatcttggacttgaaattgactATCAATCAGATGGTGGATAGATTGCAGAATTTTGCAACAGAGGTCACCACTTTGTCTAGAGAAGTCGGGACTTTGGGTATTCTAGGTGGTCAAGCTAATgttcaagatgttgaaggagCTTGGAAAGCCGTCACAGAGAATGTCAATCTAATGGCTACTAATTTGACAAACCAAGTGAGATCCATTGCTACAGTCACCACAGCTGTGGCCCATGGTGATTTGTCTCAGAAGATTGGTGTCCATGCCCAAGGTGAAATAttgcagttgaagaatactATCAATAAAATGGTGGATTCCTTGCAATTGTTCGCTTCAGAAGTGTCGAAGGTTGCAAGGGACGTCGGTATTAATGGTAAATTAGGTATTCAGGCACAAGTTAGTGATGTCGATGGATTGTGGAAGGAAATCACCTCCAATGTGAACACCATGGCTTCTAATTTGACGTCACAAGTGAGAGCATTTGCTCAAATTACTGCTGCTGCTACAGATGGTGATTTCACAAGGTTTATTACCGTTGAAGCTTCGGGTGAAATGGATGCATTGAAGACAAAGATTAATCAGATGGTGTTAAACTTGAGAGAGTCGATTCAAAGAAATACGGCTGCCAGAGAAGCTGCCGAATTGGCGAACAGTGCTAAGTCTGAGTTTTTGGCTAACATGTCCCATGAAATTAGAACTCCATTGAATGGTATTATTGGTATGACACAATTATCTTTGGATACTGAATTGACTCAATACCAGAGAGAAATGGTTTCTATTGTCCACAACTTAGCCAACTCTTTGTTGACcattattgatgatatcttggATATTTCAAAGATTGAAGCTAATAGAATGACTGTCGAGCAAATAGATTTCTCGTTGAGAGGAACTGTGTTTGGTgctttgaagactttagCTGTTAAGGCAATCGAAAAGTCTTTAGACTTGACATACCAGTGTGACTCTTCTTTCCCCGATATTTTGATTGGTGATTCCTTCAGATTAAGACAAGTCATCTTGAACTTAGCAGGTAATGCTATCAAATTCACCAAAGAGGGTAGGGTTAGTGTTTCGGTGAAGAAGTCAGACAAGATCGTTGAGGAAACtgacaagttgttgttggaatttTGTGTTAGTGATACTGGTATTGGTATTGAAAAAGATAAGTTAGGTTTGATTTTTGATACATTTCGTCAAGCTGATGGTTCCACTACTAGAAAGTTTGGTGGTACTGGTTTGGGATTATCTATTTCTAAACAGTTAATCCACTTAATGGGTGGTGAAATATGGGTTACATCTGAATACGGTTGTGGTTCTAATTTCTTCTTTACTGTGAGTGTTTCTCCTTCAGGCATCAGGTATACTAGACAAACAGAACAACTTTTACCATTCAGCAATCACCAGATTTTGTTTGTTTCTACTGAACATTCTGATAGTGAATTGGAAGTAGTTGGAAGCAGTCTTATTGACTTGGGTTTGAGTCCTGTCATTGTCAGACAAATCACAGATGCTAATTTGACTGAACCGGTCAATTACGATATCATTGTCATTGATTCCATTGAAATAGCCAAGAATTTGAGATTGCTTCCTGAAGTCAAGTACATCCCATTGGTATTGTTGCATCAATCAATTCCAGACTTGAATATGAGAATCTGTATTGATTTGGGTATTTCTGCCTACGGTAATACTCCATGCACCATTAGCGATTTAGCAAGCACAATTTTGCCTGCGTTGGAATCCAGGTCGATTTCCCAGAACACCGATGAGTCTGTGTGCCACAAGATATTATTAGCAGAAGATAACTTGGTTAACCAAAAGTTGGCAGTGagaattcttgaaaaacaagGACATCGTGTTGAGGTTGTAGAGAATGGTTTGGAAGCTTACCAAGccattcaaaagaagaagtatgaTGTTGTATTAATGGATGTACAAATGCCAGTCATGGGTGGATTCGAAGCTACAGAAAAGATTAGACAATGGGAAAAGAAGTCTAATCCTATCGACTCTTTGAGTTCCAGAACACCAATCATCGCATTAACAGCACACGCTATGTTGGGAGATCGTGAAAAGTCTCTTGCCAAGGGTATGGACGATTATGTTTCTAAACCATTGAAGCCTAAGCTATTGATACAAACCATTAACAAATGTATCCACAACACTAGGcaattgaaagagttgTCCAAGCAGAATAACAGCAACCGCACTTCCTCCGCATTTGctaagaacttgaagaatagTGGAGACTTATCTCGCATGAATTCTAACAACAGCTCATCTCCCGCTACCACACCAAACGGATCTCATCTGAATGGTCCAGAGCCTAAGATTGTAGAGATTTTCAGCTCTAGACCTGGAAGCCCAAAGAAAGCGAACTCAAATGATTATATGCTCAATGGTAGACCTGGGCAGTTGCAGGCGAATAACAGATCCAGGACAGAATCTGCCATAAATGTTACGTCTAAAATCTAA